From one Rhodopirellula islandica genomic stretch:
- the lnt gene encoding apolipoprotein N-acyltransferase: MRWLLAASFAFATVLWMSGPPIAMGPLIFVALVPLLAIAEVAPGSPWKQSLYLASLVYWLVSLQGLRHAHPLMFLPWMALSAYLAIYPVLFVALLRRWRATHQNQTSRPWRNRIPFCLVAAVIWVGLEWIRNHLFTGISVLMLGHALADMPILIQIADLGGTYAVSFVIVCLNVAMLEAMNRWVVRLPASSDTPWSSLAIPSGLLIATIAYGAITMQVATEPIGKTIALLGGNQLTVYEQDIEREREIFAAYAEMALDAVANSKSEVTAVVWPESMFSGGMPWMTTGPDLAVPEFMQDPSLPPLVPDQLRFAVENNQAGFLDRATNLQLAMAASSNIPSDVAPAIIGGCGLVQYAKQPSQYSGVVWIDPAGKMAGQYAKNHLVLFGETIPLVHSLPWIRDQVPPGLGLDRGTQPERFDLDGISLMPNLCIETAVERIPINHMHQLNSRANPKLPDALLTLTNDVWFRDSAVVDHHLRCAQLVAVGCRRPILSAANGGPTAWIDSAGRVVERLPKGQSGVIEAQPRRDRRVSLYVQIGAWPAGLMGAATACGLAVLAFEFVTRRRKRHTLRGQPSTT; encoded by the coding sequence ATGCGGTGGCTCTTGGCGGCGTCCTTCGCCTTCGCGACCGTCCTCTGGATGTCTGGCCCGCCAATCGCCATGGGCCCGTTGATCTTTGTGGCTCTGGTTCCACTTCTGGCGATTGCAGAGGTCGCCCCCGGCTCGCCCTGGAAGCAATCCCTGTACCTGGCTTCGCTCGTGTACTGGTTGGTCAGTCTGCAAGGACTCCGCCACGCTCACCCGCTGATGTTCCTGCCCTGGATGGCACTTTCGGCTTACCTTGCGATCTATCCGGTGCTGTTTGTCGCCCTGCTGCGCCGCTGGCGAGCAACTCACCAAAATCAAACGAGCAGGCCTTGGCGGAACCGCATCCCATTCTGCTTGGTCGCCGCGGTGATCTGGGTCGGATTGGAGTGGATTCGAAACCACCTGTTCACTGGAATCTCAGTGCTGATGCTGGGACATGCATTGGCCGACATGCCAATCCTGATTCAAATCGCGGATTTAGGTGGCACCTACGCGGTCAGCTTTGTGATCGTCTGCCTCAACGTGGCGATGCTCGAAGCGATGAATCGATGGGTGGTTCGCCTTCCCGCTTCTTCCGATACGCCCTGGTCCTCCCTCGCAATCCCCAGCGGTCTGCTGATTGCGACCATCGCTTACGGCGCGATCACCATGCAGGTCGCCACGGAACCGATCGGCAAAACGATTGCCTTGCTGGGTGGCAATCAACTGACCGTCTACGAGCAAGACATCGAGCGTGAGCGAGAGATCTTTGCCGCCTACGCTGAAATGGCTTTGGATGCGGTGGCAAACTCAAAGTCCGAGGTGACGGCGGTTGTGTGGCCTGAGTCCATGTTTTCAGGTGGCATGCCCTGGATGACGACGGGCCCGGATTTGGCAGTCCCCGAATTCATGCAGGATCCCTCACTCCCACCTTTGGTCCCTGACCAACTTCGTTTCGCAGTTGAAAACAATCAGGCCGGTTTCCTGGACCGAGCGACCAATCTTCAACTGGCAATGGCCGCCAGTTCCAACATCCCCAGCGATGTCGCACCAGCGATCATCGGCGGCTGTGGGTTGGTCCAGTACGCGAAACAGCCCAGCCAATACAGTGGCGTCGTGTGGATCGACCCCGCGGGCAAGATGGCCGGACAATACGCCAAGAACCACCTGGTGCTCTTCGGCGAAACCATCCCCTTGGTGCACAGTCTGCCCTGGATTCGCGACCAGGTGCCGCCAGGGTTGGGGCTGGATCGAGGCACGCAACCAGAACGCTTTGATCTGGATGGAATCTCATTGATGCCAAACCTCTGCATCGAAACCGCCGTCGAGCGAATCCCGATCAACCACATGCACCAGCTGAATTCACGTGCCAACCCAAAACTGCCCGATGCCTTGCTGACGCTGACCAACGATGTTTGGTTTCGCGATTCCGCTGTGGTCGATCACCATCTGCGTTGTGCCCAGCTGGTGGCGGTGGGCTGCCGACGCCCCATTTTGTCCGCAGCCAATGGCGGCCCCACGGCCTGGATCGATTCGGCAGGCCGAGTCGTCGAGCGATTGCCCAAAGGACAAAGCGGTGTGATCGAAGCCCAGCCACGACGCGATCGGCGAGTCAGCCTGTACGTTCAAATCGGAGCCTGGCCAGCCGGGCTGATGGGCGCGGCGACTGCCTGTGGGCTGGCAGTGCTCGCGTTCGAATTTGTAACTCGTCGACGAAAACGCCATACGCTTCGCGGCCAACCTTCAACGACGTGA
- the carA gene encoding glutamine-hydrolyzing carbamoyl-phosphate synthase small subunit — MSSPAKAAKLALEDGTVYTGTSLGAEGETTGEVVFNTSMTGYQEILTDPSYRGQLVTMTYPEMGNYGINSVDLENRGTSLAGFIIRNESRMHSNYRSEGSLSDYLKAQGVVGLAGIDTRALVRRIRSEGAMRGVLSTTDLDDASLVAKAKASPGLVGRDLVQEVMPTQLEKWTNELDDWTVREIREAAKDKSIDDESRPHVVCMDFGMKWNIPRHLRSRGNRVTIVPGNMPADEILKLNPDGVFLSNGPGDPEPLTYAHKAIGELLGQVPVFGICLGHQLLSVACGAKTFKLKFGHRGANQPVLDLETGKVEITSQNHGFAVDDQGLPDCLEVTHRNLNDDTIAGVRHKDTGAFAVQYHPEAAAGPHDSHYLFSRFQEQLNEKCGVNA, encoded by the coding sequence ATGAGCTCTCCCGCCAAAGCTGCCAAACTCGCTCTTGAAGACGGCACCGTCTACACCGGAACCAGCCTCGGGGCAGAGGGGGAAACGACTGGCGAAGTCGTCTTCAACACCTCGATGACGGGATACCAAGAAATTCTGACCGATCCCAGCTATCGCGGTCAGCTGGTGACGATGACCTATCCTGAAATGGGCAACTACGGAATCAACTCCGTCGACCTCGAAAATCGCGGCACATCGCTGGCCGGATTCATCATCCGCAACGAGAGCCGTATGCACAGCAATTACCGCTCGGAGGGTTCGCTCAGCGACTACCTGAAGGCACAGGGCGTCGTTGGGTTGGCCGGCATCGACACGCGAGCCTTGGTGCGCCGCATCCGCAGTGAAGGTGCGATGCGAGGGGTGTTGTCGACGACTGATCTTGACGATGCGTCGTTGGTCGCCAAAGCCAAAGCTTCTCCTGGATTGGTCGGTCGTGACTTGGTCCAAGAAGTCATGCCAACTCAATTGGAAAAATGGACCAACGAACTGGACGACTGGACCGTTCGTGAAATTCGGGAAGCTGCCAAAGACAAATCCATCGACGATGAAAGTCGACCACACGTCGTCTGCATGGACTTCGGCATGAAGTGGAACATCCCCCGTCACCTGCGTTCGCGTGGCAATCGGGTCACCATCGTTCCCGGGAACATGCCCGCTGACGAGATCCTGAAGCTGAATCCGGATGGCGTCTTTTTGTCCAACGGACCTGGCGACCCAGAGCCGTTGACCTATGCACACAAGGCGATTGGCGAACTGCTCGGACAAGTGCCCGTGTTTGGGATTTGCCTCGGACATCAGTTGCTGTCGGTGGCTTGTGGCGCCAAAACATTCAAGTTGAAGTTCGGTCATCGCGGTGCCAACCAACCCGTCCTCGACTTGGAGACGGGCAAGGTTGAAATCACCAGCCAGAATCATGGCTTTGCAGTCGATGACCAAGGCTTGCCGGATTGCTTGGAGGTCACTCACCGCAACCTGAACGACGACACCATCGCTGGTGTTCGCCACAAAGACACTGGTGCCTTTGCAGTGCAGTACCACCCAGAAGCCGCGGCCGGTCCTCACGACAGCCACTACTTGTTCTCGCGTTTCCAAGAACAACTGAACGAGAAGTGCGGGGTGAACGCATGA
- the proS gene encoding proline--tRNA ligase translates to MNKAPRTAISPTREENYPEWYQQVIRAADLAENSPVRGCMVIKPWGYQLWENVQRALDDMFKATGHQNAYFPLFIPMSFLEKEAEHVEGFAKECAVVTHHRLEPDPNGGLRPAGKLEEPLIVRPTSETIIGATYAKWVQSYRDLPILINQWANVVRWEMRTRMFLRTAEFLWQEGHTVHATSEEAVEETEKMVEVYREFAENWMAMPVIVGSKTPLERFPGAVETLSIESMMQDRKALQAGTSHFLGQNFSKAQEIKFQSESGEIEFAWTTSWGVSTRLLGALIMTHSDDDGLVLPPRLAPIHVVIQPIYKDDSRAEVMAYVQSLREELVAQTYAGAPVRVTIDDRDIRGGEKKWYHVKRGVPIRLEVGPKDIAAGTVFCGIRNQPKSVGIERSALVATISEKLATLQQELFDAALKLREDNTVELSSEAEFREFFADNGETAISGGFAWCHFADEDSLQPLLKELKVTIRCVPRVDNDVQGTCFLTGKPAAQRAVFAKAY, encoded by the coding sequence ATGAACAAAGCCCCCCGGACAGCCATCAGCCCGACTCGTGAAGAAAACTATCCCGAGTGGTATCAACAAGTCATTCGGGCAGCGGATCTCGCTGAAAACTCGCCGGTTCGCGGCTGCATGGTGATCAAACCATGGGGGTATCAGCTTTGGGAGAACGTGCAACGTGCTTTGGACGACATGTTCAAAGCGACGGGCCACCAAAACGCCTATTTCCCGTTGTTCATTCCAATGAGCTTCCTCGAAAAGGAAGCGGAGCACGTCGAGGGGTTTGCCAAGGAATGTGCGGTGGTCACGCACCACCGACTCGAACCGGATCCCAATGGCGGTTTGCGGCCGGCCGGCAAGTTGGAGGAGCCCTTGATCGTTCGCCCCACCAGCGAAACGATCATCGGTGCGACGTACGCCAAATGGGTTCAGAGCTATCGTGATTTGCCGATCCTGATCAACCAATGGGCCAATGTGGTTCGGTGGGAGATGCGGACGCGAATGTTCTTGCGGACTGCCGAGTTTCTATGGCAAGAAGGCCACACGGTTCACGCGACTTCGGAAGAAGCGGTGGAAGAAACCGAGAAGATGGTCGAGGTCTACCGTGAATTCGCTGAGAACTGGATGGCGATGCCGGTGATCGTTGGCAGCAAGACTCCGTTGGAACGTTTTCCTGGTGCGGTTGAGACGCTTTCGATTGAATCGATGATGCAAGACCGCAAGGCGTTGCAGGCGGGGACCAGTCACTTCTTGGGGCAGAATTTCTCGAAGGCCCAGGAGATCAAATTCCAAAGTGAATCCGGTGAAATCGAATTTGCTTGGACGACGTCTTGGGGAGTCAGCACCCGTTTGCTCGGCGCTCTGATCATGACGCACAGCGATGACGATGGGTTGGTTTTGCCACCTCGCCTGGCGCCGATTCACGTCGTGATCCAGCCCATTTACAAGGATGATTCTCGCGCCGAGGTGATGGCCTACGTGCAGTCACTTCGCGAGGAATTGGTGGCACAAACTTACGCCGGCGCTCCCGTCCGTGTGACGATCGACGATCGTGACATTCGTGGCGGTGAGAAGAAGTGGTACCACGTCAAACGCGGCGTTCCCATTCGATTGGAAGTGGGGCCCAAGGACATCGCGGCAGGGACTGTTTTCTGTGGCATTCGGAATCAGCCCAAAAGCGTCGGCATCGAACGCTCTGCCTTGGTTGCCACCATCAGCGAAAAGCTGGCCACATTGCAGCAAGAACTCTTCGATGCAGCGTTGAAATTGCGAGAAGACAACACCGTCGAACTCAGTTCCGAAGCCGAGTTCCGCGAATTCTTTGCCGACAATGGCGAGACCGCGATCTCGGGCGGATTCGCTTGGTGTCACTTCGCCGATGAGGACTCCTTGCAGCCCTTGTTGAAGGAGCTGAAGGTGACGATCCGATGCGTCCCGCGTGTCGACAACGATGTCCAAGGCACCTGTTTCTTGACCGGCAAACCCGCCGCTCAACGAGCTGTCTTCGCAAAGGCTTATTGA
- a CDS encoding AAA family ATPase — MSNVLRLALVDPNDSSRETLKAMLLGMDTVWLEADCSRYEFFPDIVDQTTPDVGVISLDTDSTAAIKLIERITRETPDTALLATSAVSDGQLILQAIRAGAREFLTLPLVEEELSSALGRISQTKFGGGDARSRSCEVIAIAGATGGVGTTSTAVNLGCVLAEESRNSVALLDLDLALGDADVFLDAIPDYTLADVVQNIGRLDIQLLKKSLTKHSSGLYLLPRPVELHDLEAIDAESLRKVIGLLKASFTHLIVDLSKTYNALDMIAIETASKVLLVTQLDLPCLRNVVRLMMSFDETEGLADRVEIIVNRAGLDAGQISLKKAKETLGREIFALLPNDYRTMVEVRNNGVPLITQAPKAALTQAFRDVAHRLTHQDAGPTPDEEGGPEGHAGNESRWKRFWPGAAKA; from the coding sequence ATGAGTAACGTCCTACGATTGGCCTTGGTCGATCCAAACGACTCGTCCCGCGAAACACTCAAAGCCATGCTGTTGGGCATGGACACCGTTTGGTTGGAAGCAGACTGCTCTCGCTACGAATTCTTCCCGGACATCGTTGACCAAACAACTCCGGACGTGGGAGTCATCTCCCTGGACACGGATTCCACCGCGGCGATCAAACTGATTGAGCGGATCACTCGCGAAACGCCAGACACAGCGCTGTTGGCTACCAGCGCTGTCAGCGATGGACAACTGATTCTGCAGGCCATTCGGGCAGGGGCACGTGAATTCCTGACGTTGCCGTTGGTCGAAGAAGAGCTCTCATCGGCACTCGGCCGAATCAGCCAGACCAAGTTTGGCGGTGGCGACGCTCGCAGTCGTTCGTGCGAAGTCATCGCAATCGCCGGTGCCACCGGTGGCGTTGGCACGACCAGCACCGCGGTGAACCTCGGTTGCGTGTTGGCCGAAGAAAGCCGCAACAGCGTCGCTCTGTTGGATTTGGATTTGGCACTGGGCGATGCCGATGTTTTCTTGGATGCCATTCCAGACTACACGCTGGCCGATGTCGTTCAGAACATTGGGCGACTGGACATTCAACTGCTCAAGAAGTCATTGACGAAACACTCCAGCGGGTTGTACTTGCTGCCACGCCCGGTCGAATTGCATGATCTCGAGGCAATCGACGCGGAAAGCCTCCGCAAGGTGATTGGGCTGTTGAAAGCATCGTTCACGCACTTGATCGTGGACCTGTCGAAAACCTACAACGCGCTGGACATGATCGCGATCGAAACGGCGTCGAAGGTGCTGCTGGTCACTCAATTGGACTTGCCGTGTCTTCGCAATGTGGTGCGTTTGATGATGAGCTTTGACGAAACAGAAGGTCTGGCCGACCGAGTCGAAATCATTGTCAACCGAGCCGGTTTGGACGCGGGACAGATCAGTTTGAAAAAGGCCAAGGAAACGCTCGGCCGAGAAATCTTCGCGCTTCTTCCAAATGACTATCGAACGATGGTCGAAGTCCGCAACAACGGTGTGCCGTTGATCACGCAAGCCCCGAAGGCAGCCTTGACCCAGGCTTTCCGGGACGTTGCCCATCGATTGACACACCAAGACGCCGGCCCCACCCCCGACGAGGAAGGCGGTCCGGAAGGTCACGCGGGCAACGAAAGTCGCTGGAAACGGTTCTGGCCCGGTGCCGCCAAGGCCTGA
- a CDS encoding type II and III secretion system protein family protein has product MRVCTFLTRRDRSVRCLITAVFGFAMIAVSQPVMAQSATTLASAAGDHQINQSVERMDLIVKSSRILSLGERIPRFQVHNEEVLGATPVSENQIQVFGKTPGTTQINLWDTEDKLYTIDVTVVADAREVEGILNSQLPLASLRVTPIGESSIISGYVTSVDDVDKAVAITEQFYTTVINNIQVVGIQQVLLHTKIMEISRTKLRQLGVDLAILSDNFVLLNGPSGILDVSAGLVEGDNGTFGPVPVGDTNLRFNVNGDFEAMIKALEEQRMVKLLAEPTVVATHGRPARFTVGGRIPTIIPGQNGQVQVSYEDYGTSIDFLPFVVGPGRIRLEVRPEVSEPDSSRAITLDGTNVTAFTTRYVETAVEMQAGQTFALAGLLQSRTESTVSRTPFFGSLPYVGSLFRQMQERRNEIELLIMVTPELVEAMDPHEVPRGGPGMNTHSPDDKEFYALGHIEVPNLKANDCDNTNLQPGITSGFRGGQIESGPMLHQPPMYQSPMNGVPSQGYQEGQIVDPMLPSPQASRSTPPRSTPNPAGYYPPQMARAPQRPANNRFGAGELLPPGAIVPGPEPTKIADGVIVSQPEYR; this is encoded by the coding sequence ATGCGAGTGTGCACTTTTCTTACCCGTCGCGACCGTTCGGTCCGTTGTTTGATCACGGCCGTGTTCGGGTTCGCGATGATCGCGGTTTCCCAGCCGGTGATGGCGCAGTCAGCCACGACGCTCGCGTCCGCCGCTGGTGACCATCAGATCAACCAATCCGTCGAACGGATGGATCTGATCGTCAAGAGCAGCCGCATTCTGTCGCTCGGCGAACGCATCCCTCGCTTCCAAGTTCACAACGAGGAAGTCCTGGGAGCCACGCCCGTCTCCGAAAACCAAATCCAGGTGTTCGGCAAGACGCCCGGTACCACCCAGATCAATCTCTGGGACACCGAGGACAAACTTTACACCATCGATGTCACGGTCGTCGCGGACGCTCGAGAAGTCGAAGGCATCCTGAATTCGCAACTGCCGCTGGCATCCCTTCGAGTGACGCCCATCGGTGAGTCTTCCATCATCTCGGGATACGTGACCAGCGTCGATGATGTGGACAAAGCCGTTGCGATCACCGAACAGTTCTACACGACTGTGATCAACAACATCCAAGTCGTTGGGATCCAACAGGTTCTGTTGCACACCAAGATCATGGAAATCAGCCGCACGAAGCTTCGGCAGTTGGGCGTTGACCTCGCCATCTTGAGTGACAACTTCGTGTTGCTCAATGGTCCCAGTGGAATCCTGGATGTCTCCGCCGGGTTGGTGGAAGGCGACAATGGAACGTTCGGCCCCGTCCCTGTTGGGGACACCAACCTGCGGTTCAATGTCAACGGGGACTTCGAAGCAATGATCAAAGCCCTGGAGGAACAACGGATGGTCAAGCTCCTCGCTGAACCCACCGTCGTTGCCACGCACGGTCGTCCTGCTCGGTTCACCGTGGGTGGACGAATCCCGACCATCATTCCCGGTCAAAATGGCCAGGTCCAAGTCTCCTACGAAGATTACGGGACAAGCATCGACTTCCTGCCCTTCGTCGTCGGCCCTGGACGCATTCGCTTGGAAGTTCGTCCCGAAGTCAGTGAACCGGACTCCTCACGAGCCATCACGCTTGACGGTACCAACGTGACCGCGTTCACGACTCGGTACGTCGAAACCGCTGTCGAAATGCAAGCTGGTCAAACGTTCGCCTTGGCGGGTTTGCTGCAAAGCCGCACCGAGTCCACCGTCAGCCGCACCCCGTTCTTCGGAAGCCTGCCCTACGTCGGATCGCTGTTCCGTCAAATGCAAGAGCGTCGCAACGAGATCGAACTGCTGATCATGGTGACGCCCGAATTGGTTGAGGCAATGGACCCTCACGAAGTGCCTCGCGGTGGCCCGGGCATGAACACGCACTCGCCGGATGACAAAGAGTTCTACGCCTTGGGTCATATCGAAGTGCCCAATCTGAAGGCCAACGATTGCGACAACACAAACTTGCAACCTGGCATCACCAGCGGCTTCCGCGGTGGACAGATTGAATCCGGCCCGATGCTCCATCAGCCGCCCATGTATCAGTCCCCCATGAATGGTGTCCCCAGCCAAGGCTACCAAGAAGGTCAGATCGTTGACCCAATGTTGCCGTCACCACAAGCCTCACGAAGCACTCCACCACGATCCACGCCCAACCCGGCTGGGTACTACCCACCGCAAATGGCACGAGCCCCTCAACGCCCCGCGAACAATCGCTTTGGGGCGGGTGAGTTGCTTCCTCCGGGAGCGATCGTTCCCGGTCCAGAACCAACGAAGATCGCTGATGGAGTGATCGTCAGCCAACCGGAATACCGATGA